Within the Anaerohalosphaeraceae bacterium genome, the region ACAAAAAAGACTATCGCCCCAAAAGAGACACTCCGGAATCCCCGCTCATCAGCCGGCTTACCCTGCACGCCTACCAAATCCAAATTCCGCCGCGGCCGGCTGACCCCGAAACCGTTCGAACCTTTGTCGCCCCCTTAGACAAAAAGTTTTCCGCCACGCTCAAAATGCTCTTTAAGCATGCCCGCTCTTGCCGAACGGCGGACAATCAGGATACCGAGCTCCTGCACACCATTTTGGCGGCTCAGCCGCTTCCGTTCTTTTCCGGCGAGGAACCTACGACCTTCCCCCAAACGGATATTGATACTCTTTCGGAGTCTGACCGGTAGCCCGGTTATAATAATACATCGCCTCCGGAAGGGCCTCCTGAATTCCCTGAATGCGGGTCTGGTCGGAAGGATGGGTGCTCAGGAACTCCGGCGGGCTGGCTGATTTGTCGGCTGCCATCCGCTTCCAGAAATCCACCGCCGTCTGCGGATTATAGCCCGCCATTCCCATAAAAATCAGCCCCAGACGGTCCGCTTCTTTTTCATGCAGCCGGCTGTACGGCAGAAGGACGCCAATCTGCGCCCCCAGCCCGTACGACTGCATAAACAGCCGCTGGGTCGCCGCCGGATGATTCTGTATCGCCTCCGAAAGGGCCATCCCCCCCATCTGATACAACAGCGCCTGGCTCATTCGTTCGCTGCCGTGCCGCGCCACTGCATGCGCTATCTCGTGCGACATCACGACCGCCAGCCCGTTCTCATCCTGCGTAATGGGCAGCAAACCCGTATAGACCACTACCTTGCCCCCCGGCATACACCAGGCGTTTTTTTCCTGGCTTTCCACCAGATTAAATTCCCAGTCAAACCCGCGCAGCTGTTCGGACATCCCCTGTTCCTTAAAATACGCCTCTACGGCTTTGGCAATCCGGGTGCCGACCTCCCGCACCATTGCCGTCTTCTGCGGGTCCGTACTCAGTTTGTTTTCCTTCAGAAACGACTGATACTCCTGCACGGCCATCGAGTGAATCATTGAGTCCGGAACCAGATTCAGCTGTCTGCGGCCGGTAATCGGAACCTCCGCACATCCGACACAAAAAACCGCCAGGCAGGAAAACCATATCTCCTTCCAAAAACGCTTCATAAAAATCTCCTTACATCTGATTTTACCGCCTTTTATTATATCACTCATTCGGCAGACCGCAAATCTTTACCTAAACGATAGGCAGCCGGTCATTTTCCATTCTGCATTCTTGACCGTCCCGGCGATTCGTGATAATCTGCCTGTTCTGTAGAAAGGGAATCCGGAATGCACATAACACTCGAATGGACACTGAAAACCGCCGCGTTTGCCGGCTTTCTTTACATCCTGCTCAGTCTTTTTAATGTCCATTGGCTGATGCGTCTGCGTATCCTGGCCGCCATGGCCGTCGGGGCTTTTCTCATTGGTTTTCTGCTCTGGCCTAAAATTGCCCCTGCCGACCCGCTCGGAGCCGTCACGCTCTACGGCGGCGACTTTTCCGCTGCGGACATCCTCCTTTGCCTCCTGGCATCCCTGATTGCAGGCGCCGGCGGCTGTCTGCTGGCCTATCCCTATGGAAAAACCATCGGTCTTTTGGCTGTGCCTACCGGTCTGGCCGTCTGGACTTTTCAAAGCGGCTCCGTCCGCTCTGTGCTGCTGACCCATGCCGCCTTTGAACAGCGTCTGGCTGTGTACCAGTTTTTCCGCTTGGAAACCCTCTTCTGGCTGGGCCTTCTTTTGTGCGGTGCCGCCGGAATCTGGCTGGTCAGCCGGTTTCTTCCGCCGGCCAAAATCCCCAAAATTCCCGGGACTTCTTCGAAAAAAAAGAAACCCAATCGCACCGTCTCCATCCTGGCGGCCGTAGTCATTTCCATCGTAACCGTTCAATTGACCGTCGGGCTTTTTGCGCAGGATGTTCGCTATCCCGACGCCCAAATCGGTTCCGTAACCGGCCAGCCGGGAAACCGTCAGATTGCCTTTGCCGTGCTGGCTTCCTTTGCCGTAGCTGGTGCCGCCATTAAATACTTTCTGGACTGCGAACACTATTGGGCGGTTTTGGCAGGTCCCATCCTGTATTTCATCGCCCTTTCTGCTTCCTGCAGCCCCAAAATGCTGCAATATATGACAGAAACCTGGGCCGTTACATTTTTCCCAAACACCATATCTGCTATATTGCCTATCCAATTCATCTCTTTTTCGGCTATCGGCGCTTTGGCGGGGGAATGGATTGTAATCAAATATAAAATGGCTAAATATCTCCAGAAAGTCCCATAACAATTCTCCCTCCCGGAAGTTCCCCCCTGTTTTTTCAGAAAAAACCTTTTGTAACTTATTTTCGTAAAACATCTTACAGAAAAATCCCCCTTCCGCTCTCAATTTTTTTTCATCCTTCTAAGAAAACTGCTGTCTTGACCTAAGCAAATAGCCGAAAATATCTATACCTAATACGAGGTTTTTCAGCAGATAGAACCGACCGAAACCGAACCGGCGGCGTAAAAACTATAGGAACGGAATGCTTTGAAAAACAAATACTTACAAATTATGACCAGCATCCTTAAAGGAGTTTAATATGTTGGTCCTCAGCAGGCAAAAAGATGAATCGATTATGATCGGCGACGACATCGAGATAACCATTGTCGATGTTCGCGGCGACAAAGTTCGTTTGGGTATTAACGCCCCGAAGGAAGTCCAGGTGCATCGGAAGGAAATCTATCTGATTATCCAAAAAGAAAAAGCCGAAAAGAAACAGCAGCAAGCTGCCGGCGAATCATCAGACAATTCCTCCGCTGACAACACCAAAACAAAAGCCGAATCCGTCAAAAATTCGTAAAAACAAGACTGCCCTCACCCGCTTTCGAACTACTCCCCCTATTTTTATTTCGAATTATCCGTACAAATTCCCTTTTTCATCCACGTAAACCCTGGCCTGCGCCTGTCCTAAACGTTCCAGGGCCTTCTGCAGCTGCTCCAGAGCGGGCACTTTAAACAATCGCCCGCAATGCCGGCAGCGCTTCCGTTTGTCGGCATCCTCAAACAGCAGTCTCATTTCCAGCCCGCAATCCGGACATCGAGCCAACAGCTGCATGCTGCACCCTCATTCAATCGTCCTCTTCTTTATCAATTAATTTTCAGCTGTTTTCAACCGACTTTCTTAAAAAAACCTCTTTTTTCAGTCCCCATGCTTCTTTTTATCGGATGCAAAACCGCCCGTCTGCCCTTCGGCTTGTTTGGAATCCCGGATTCAGATACAATACAATTGAGGAAGTTTTCCGATTGTCGTGGGGGTGATGATGACCAAATCGGTACTTTGCCGTGTGATTTCTTCACGGCCGCTTGCGCCGCAGGAGGATCCGTCTGAAAGCCGGCCGCATCCGACGGGCGGCTGTCCGGTTCCATCCCGGGCCAACCCGGTGCTCTGCCGACGATGGACAGGACACAATCCATCTCGGATGAAGGCCCCGCGGGGGATCTGGATTGACTGCTGGGCATGATCAGTCGGATAAACAAACATGGCTTTGAATCCTTTCAAAAGGACTCAAAGCCATGGATGTTCAAACCTCGCTGTCCCTGCGGGCGACTCTCCAAACGTCCCTGTTTGGAGCCCCATTCTTGCAGTCCGCAAAAAAGATTTCGAACCGTTTACACACCGTACTGAATCATCTTGCGGGCCGTTTCCAGCGCCGTTTCCATCGAATCGGCACGGCCCGATAAAATCAATTCACGCGCCTGCCGAATAATCTCCGGGTCCTCCCCCTGCATCTGCATCACCCGCTCCAGCAGTCCGGCATAGCCAAGCCGCAGCTCCGGTTCTTCTTTCCGCCGAGACGGTCTTTTCGGTCCGGCGGCTCCGGCCAAGGAAGCCGCTCCGACAGCACCGGCTATCTGCGATGAATTGGTAGGCTCAACCATACTCATTTTTCAAATATCTCTCACCCGTTTGCCTCAGTATCTGCCCCCATTGTCGCTTTCTTTGGGCCGAACTTTAGCATTTTTTCCAAAAAAACTTCTGCTTTTTCCAAACCGGTCTTAAAACGGTGTTCTTCTCGGACGTTCATGTTTACTCGGACGCTCACGGATATTTTGGAAGAGTCTCCGTAATTTCAAATACGACAAACTTGTTGAAATACAGCGGACTGTTCTCCAGCAGTTTCCAGTTCATCGGCTCATAGCCCGTCCGCATCTGGGTCTCAAAATAGCGCCGAATCCGCTGCTGAACGGCTCGATCCGTGCTGTCCCAGACATCTTCAATCGCCCAGACAATCCGGGCAGTCCGCAAATCCAGCATCTTCAGATGAACACTCAGCAGCAGATGCGGATACGAGCTGTACCGCCGAATTGCTCCGTACACCAGTGCATCGGCGCTCAGATTCTGCCGAAGCTCCGCCAGCTGCTGCGGCGTATTCTGATGAATGGTATCCAAATCATACTGCTGCCAGAAGGCTTCGCTTCGCCGAATCAGCCGAACGCTGAACAGATGCTTCTTGCCCAGACCGTCCGCCAGAAGCTCAGAAAAGGCCCGTCCCTGCTCCGGATACAGCGTCGGATTGTCCAGCTCCAGCAGCACCACCTTGCCGATCCGGCTGAAATCCGCACTCGGGTTCAGATAATAATGACCGGTGGGACGCTCGACGGGCTCCTGAACCCGGCAGCCGCACGCCAGAAGCATTCCAGCCAGAACCCAACAACACCTGCTCTTCATAAACGGAACTCCTCGGGACGATGTCATCCGCCGCTGTCCGCCGGCTCCGCCCCTAATATCCGAAGAATCTTGGCCAGCGCCTGGAGCTGAGCGGCCTGGGCCTTCCGCATTTCCTCCCGGAACCCCAGCACATCCGCTTTCCACTGATTCAGCTCCGCATGCATCTTCTGAAGGAATTCATTGGCCTCGTCCAGTTCCTTCTGGGTCTGACGCAGCTGGCTGTTCAGGGACTCCACCTCTTTCTTCAGACGGGCGTTTTCCTCAAACAGCTGAATGTTTCTCTCCCGCAGCTGGTTGGCGGTTTCGGAAAGCTGCTGATATTTTTCCGACCACATCAGAGCCGTCTGGACCGCATCCGGACCCGAGGTCCCTTCGGCAAAACGTCGTTCCAGGGCCGCGGAACCGGCCGGCGACCCCTCCGGCACCCGACCGGAAGGACTTTCCTGCAGCGGCGCCGGCGGAACCGGCGGCTCCAGGAACTGACAGCCCAGACACATCGTTAATGCCGCAGTCAGCATCCACTGGATACCCCTTCGCTTCATGGCTGGTTCTCCTGCTGAGCCGGCGAACCGGCTACATTTCCATAATTGCACTGAATAAAATGCTTTTGTCCGCAGCCGCAAACCACCTCCAGAATCACATAGTCGCTGTTGCTTTCCACTATCCTGGCCTGCGCCGCGCCGGAGGAACCGGCCGGGCTGACTTTTCGAAACGGCTCCGCCGCCCCAAGACGCGAACACGGCAGCACCACCGCCGAGCCCGGACGAATCTGACTCTTTTTGAGCACCCGTATCTTTTGCTGAATCCCGTTCATAATCGTCCCTTTGCCGGGTCTCCCGAACCATGCATGTTCGTTGATGTCTCTTTAAGCCCGATAGTCCACATGTCCGTCCTGAATCCCTCCGCCCTTTTCAATCTGTTCCCGTTCCTCCTCCAAAGCTTCCTGAAGCCCTGCCGTTCGGCGGTGTCGTTCCCGCCGACGGGACGAAGAGTCTTGTTTTCGATTGACCCGCTCGCCGATCAGCGAAGTCTGTTCCACCGGAGGCATCGACTCCACCGGTCCCAGACTTCTGTCAGGTCTATCCGCCATGACGGCCCCCTTTCTTCGGTCGTTTCAAACCTTTTCGTTCAGACTTCTCCTTCCGCCTTCCACTTCTGAAGCATCGTCGAGAGAGTAAACAACGCCGCCGCATGCAGCTGACTGACTCGGGATTCGGTAATCCCGAGCACCTCAGCAATCTGCTTCATTGTCAATTCCCGCTGATAATACAGCACCACAATCCGCCGCTGCTTCTTCGGCAGATTCTGAATTGCCCGCGCCAAATGTTCCACCAGTTCCTCCCGCTCCAGCCGATGGGAGGGTTCCGGCTCTCCCGCATCCGCCAGACACTCGCCCAGTGCCGGGGCCTCATCATCCAGTCCGTGAATCGACAGGAAATGCCGGGCCCTGGCCGCCTCCAGCAGCTGATACAGCTTGTCCAGCGGCATCTGAACCTCTTCGGCCAGCTCCTCATCCGTGGGCGGCTGTCCCTTTTGCTCCAGCAGCCGGGCGGAGGCCTCCTGAACCTGTTCAAACTGTTTGGACAGGGACGGCGGAGCAAACGACCACTGCCGAAGTTCATCAATCACCGCACCGCGTATCCGGATATACGCATAGGTCTTAAATTCCGCATCTTTCGACGGGTCATAATCGTGAGCCGCCTTCACCAGGCCGATCGTCCCCGCCGAAACCAAATCCTCCCGGCTCAGCGGCGGATGCAGATACGAAACCACCTGACTGACAATCCGATGGACCAGCGGCAGATACTGCAGAATCTGCTGTTCAGTCTGACTTTCCCGAACCTGAGAGCCGTAGGCGCGAAGGGCCTGTCCGGCGGAAACCGCGGGCATCTCCTCCAGAAACTCACGGGCCATCCGAACTTCCGGCCCAACCTCCGGCTGTGCCGGTGTCGTGGTAACAAACGGTTCTGTCATTGCCTATCCCTGTCGGTTTGTTTGCGAAGCTGACTTTCGACAATCGCATCCAGCAAAATTCGTATCACCATCCGTCCGCAGAATTGAACCACCGCATACATCACAACCGCCCCCGCCAGTGCGCGGCTGGCGCAGACGGCCGGACTGCATCCAAACAGCCAGCCCGCCGCCGCCATCAGAAAAAAGACAAAAACCGCCGAATACACCGCCAGAATTTTTACGTTCTGCTCCACAAAAAACCCTCAACAACGGCTCAATCAGACTCCGACCGGCTCACCCGCCGGATTCAGCACCGACGAAACCTCCGGCAGCGAAACCGTTTCAGCCGGATTGACCGACGTTCCCGTACAAATCTCATCATAGGCAGCCACTGGCAGACGCTGCAGAGACCGCGAAATCAGATTCACCAGACCCGGCCGAATCCGCGCATCGCACAGAAGAACCGGCTCCTCAATCCCTTTGTCCAGCATCTCCTTCCACGCCTGTGCAATCGCCTGATTCAGCTGGGAAGCGGCCTCCGGCGGGACCGCCAGCGTGATGGTGTCCGCTCCCTGCTGCACACAGCCCAGCAGCTGATGCTCCAGCGACGGTTCCAGAACCATCGCATTGATTTTGCCGTCCGGCCCTTTGAACCGCTCCGTAATCGTCCGGGCCAGTGCCTTGCGGGCACACTCCGTCAGCAGGACCGCATTCTTTGTTCGTCCGCCGTGTTCTCCGAGCGCCTCCAGAATCAGCGGCAAATCCCGAATTGAAATCCCCTCCTTGAGCAGATTCTGCAGAACCCGCTGAACCAGCCCGACCGAAACCACCTCCGGCACCACCTCCCCGACCAGCGACGGCTGCACCTTCCGCAGCCGCTCCAGCAGCTGCTGAACATCCTCGCGGCTGAGCAGCTCATGGGCATGCCGCATAATCGTTTCCGACAAATGTGTAATCAGAACCGACTCCGGGTCAATCACTGTATAGCCGTTCAGTTCGGCCGTTTCCTTATCTGCCGCCGCAATCCACAGCGCCGGCAGACCGTACACCGGCTCTTTCGTCGGGATTCCACGCACCGGCTTCTGAACCGCCCCGGAATCCATCGCCAGGTATTTGTCGGGCTCAATCCGCCCGGCGGCAATCACATGGTCATACAGCCGAATCTCATAGGACGAAGGCTCCAGATTGATATCATCCCGCAGGCGAACCAGCGGAAACACAAAGCCCAGTTTCTGGGCGATTTTCTTCCGCAAAGCGCCAATCCGCTCAAACACACTGCTTTGACGGCGCGGGTCCACCAAATTAATCAGACGGACCCCAACCAAAATCGACAGAATGTCCGCCTGCAGGAGTTCCTCCGCCGGCGGCTCATCCGGCGACGCAGACGACGAGGTCTCCGGTTTGCTCTTTTCAGACGATTTCTCCAGCGAGGTCTGCTTCCTGGCTCCCCAGCCCAAAAACCCAATTACGCCCGAAATCAGCAGGAACGGAATCTTCGGAAAGCCCGGAACCAGCGCAAAGCCCCCGATAACCCCCGAGGCAATCAGCAGCGCCTGAGGCTGGCGGAACATCTGCTGGGTCATATCAAATCCGACGGTGTTCTCCGAACGGATTTTCGTCACCAGAAAGCCGCTGCTGACGGCAATAATCAGCGAAGGAATCTGACTGACCAGGCCGTCGCCGATGGTCAGGACGGAATAATGCCGCAGCGCCGCTTCGATCGGCATTCCCTTGGTCCACCCCAGAAGAATCCCGCCAATGAGGTTAATGGCCGTAATAATCAGACCCGCCTTGGCATCTCCCGAGATAAACTTGCTTGCACCGTCCATCGCTCCGTAAAATTCGCTTTCCTTGACGATGGCATCCCGGCGCTGCTTGGCTTCCTTATCCGTAATAATGCCCGCATTCAGATCCGCATCAATCGACATCTGCTTGCCCGGCATTGCATCCAGAATAAACCTTGCGCTGACCTCACTGATGCGCCCCGCTCCTTTGGTAATCACCACGAACTGAATCACCACCAGAATCAGGAACATCACCAGTCCCACAACCAGATTGCCCCCCGCCACAAAATTCCCGAAGGTGTGAATAATCGTTCCGGCATTGCCCTGCAGCAGAATCAGACGCGTGGAGGCCACATTCAGTGACAGGCGGAAGAGCGTCGTAATCAGCAGAAGCGACGGAAACGTGGACAGCTCCAGCGGCTCCTGAGCCGCCAACACAATAATCAGAACCGCCACCGCCAGTGAAATGCTGCACGCCAGCCCGATGTCCAGCAGAAAAGTCGGCAGCGGAATCAGCAGCATCGTCAGAACGCCCACCAGCCCCGATGCAAACAGAAAATCACTGTTGGCGGCCAGTTTGGCGATAGGCCGGCTGCCAAATCCTTTCTCTGCTGTTCCCGCAGAACGCCCGGTCATTCAAAAACCCCTTCCTCAGCTTGATTTGGCGGCGGCGCCGGACAATCCCGCCGCCGCATTCAGAATCTCGCGAATCCGAACGCCGTAGCAGTCTTCCACCACCACAATATCCCCTGCGGCAAACGGCACCCCCTGCACAATCAAATCCACCGGCTCGCCAATCCGCTTCTCCAGCGACAGAATTGAGCCCGGCTGGAGCTGAAGCAGACGGCGCAGCGGAATATCCGTCTTGCCCAGCGAAACCGTCACCGGCAGCTGGATATCCAGCAGCATATCCAGATGTTCCTGACCGCTGCGAACATCCTGCCCCTCCGCCGATGCAAAGTCCGCTTCCTGAACCGCCGTCGTGCTGTTGGGACCGGAAACGATGGACGCCTCCGGAACCGCTGTCTGTTCTGTATCCGCCATATGAACTCTCCCTGTTCCCCGCTTTCTTCTATTCGCTTTCCGCTTCGCTGATAACCAGCACAATCTTTCCGTTCTGCTGCGCCGGATAGGCAAAAAAGCAGGGCTGTCCGTTCAGAAGCACCCGCCACGGACGCCGAATCTTCTGCCCCAGCACAAGCACATCCCCCCGCTCCAGTCCCGCCAAATCTCCAAGTCCAATCAAATTGGTCTCCAGCGTGGCGCAAACGGAAACCGGAACCTGACGCAGCCGCTCCAGAATCCGGGCCGAACACTGGCTCGGATTCAGCGCCGCCGGCGTCGGAACCCCTGCAAACGAATCCAGAAGGGCCGATTCGAGCACCAGCGAAAACTCCACCGCGCACGAGCCGTACTGAATCTCCAGCGTCCATTCGAACAAATCCTCCAGAATCCGGGAACGCATCAGCCAGTCCCCGCGCACCGGCTGGCCGGCAGGCTGAACCTTCAGACGAATCTGTTCCTGGAGAACGTCGCTCAGAAAACCCGCCAGAACCGTGGAGGTATCCATCAGAATCGACTCTTCCAGCGCCGAAAACTCTCCATTCTGACCGACCGCCGCCTCCGGGTCATTCAGCATCTGCGCCACCAGAAACCGGGCATTCTCAAACGTGAACAAAAGGCAGCCCACACACTGCTTGCTGTCATCCCGCAGCCCGATCACATACGGGCCCTCTTTGCCCACACCGACCGTCTGTGCCAGACGATACGCAAAATGCTCCCGAACCCCCTTCAGCACCCCCTCCACCGTACTGTTCGTCTGTTCGCTGAGTCCTTTCTGAATGGACAAAATCATCCGGTTGCCCAGCCCCTCCAGCAGGGCCCGCGCATCGGAACCGAACCGATGAGGGCGTGTCCAGTCAAACTCCTCCGCGGGCTTCTCCGGCTCCGGCACCGCCGTCTGCCGAGCCCGCTCCACCAGACGCATCAGCTTCTCACGCGGAAGAACAATCGTTGTCTCTGCACCGCTCATTGGACGGCAAACTCCCGAAACAAAACCCGCTGAATATACGGACGGCCGTTCGGAAACAAAAGCTCATTAAACTGCTCGCGGATGTGCCGCTTAATCTTTTCCAGATTGCGGCTGCCGCGCACATCCTCCAGACTTAAACCTGCAAAATAGGTCGTCAGCCAGTCCCGCAAAACCAGCTTCCGCTCGTTCAGGTACGCTTCCCCTTTCGTGCGGTCCATCTCCGGACTCATTTCCAGCGACACCGTCACCCGAACATAGCGTGTCACCCCCGGCTCATCCAGATTGGACACAATCGCCTCCAGTCCCTCGTAAATCCATGCCGGCTGATTTTGGCTGTTCTTCAGAAGGAACTCATCAAAGTTTTTCTCCACCTTGGCCGGTTCGGCCGTTTGAGCCGCCGGACATTCCGAATCTGTTCCGCCCAGCAGCTGCGAGAGGGCAAATCCGCCGCTCAGGGCCCCCGCCGCCACGGCCCCCAGCATCACCCAGAACATCCAGCCGGTTTTCCCGCCTTCCATCGGCACTGATGTACTTTTCGTTGTCCGCTTATCCTGTCCTTTTTCCGACGCCATATCCGTCTTCCTCTGCTTGCCTTACTGTGCTGCCGAAATCTCCTGATGTCGATATCGTCGAATCCGCTCCCGAAGCGTCCGATCGCTGATTCCCAGTTCACGGGCCGCCTGCGTCTGATTCCCGCCGGCACGCTTCAGGGCCGCCAGAATCGCCTGACGCTCCACCTCTTCCAGCGAAATCCTCTTTTCCAAAAACCGCTCCTGCGTCTCTGCGGACTCCTCCGCCAGCTCCTCCATCAGACTCGGCAGCCCCGTCACTGACAGCAGCGGTCCTTCCCCAAGAATCAGCGCCGTCCGCACCACATTCCGAAGCTGCCGAACATTCCCGGGCCAGGAGTACTGCTCAAACAAATCCAGCGTCTCCCGTTCAATTCCCTGAATCTGACGGCCCGTTTCCGCCGCATACTGGTTCACAAAAAACCAAATCAGAGCCGGCAGGTCTTCCTTTCGCTCCCGAAGCGGCGGCAGCGTCAGACGCACCCCCGCCAGACGATAATACAGGTCGGCCCGAAATGCGCCTTCCCGCACCCGCCGAAGAATATCCTGATTGGTCGTACTGATGATGCGTACATTGACCCGAATGCTTTCGCTTCCCCCCACCCGCTCAAAGCTCATCTCCTCCAGCACACGAAGCAGCTTGGCCTGAAACGCCGGCGGCGTCTCCGTA harbors:
- a CDS encoding FliM/FliN family flagellar motor switch protein, which translates into the protein MSGAETTIVLPREKLMRLVERARQTAVPEPEKPAEEFDWTRPHRFGSDARALLEGLGNRMILSIQKGLSEQTNSTVEGVLKGVREHFAYRLAQTVGVGKEGPYVIGLRDDSKQCVGCLLFTFENARFLVAQMLNDPEAAVGQNGEFSALEESILMDTSTVLAGFLSDVLQEQIRLKVQPAGQPVRGDWLMRSRILEDLFEWTLEIQYGSCAVEFSLVLESALLDSFAGVPTPAALNPSQCSARILERLRQVPVSVCATLETNLIGLGDLAGLERGDVLVLGQKIRRPWRVLLNGQPCFFAYPAQQNGKIVLVISEAESE
- a CDS encoding flagellar basal body-associated FliL family protein, with translation MASEKGQDKRTTKSTSVPMEGGKTGWMFWVMLGAVAAGALSGGFALSQLLGGTDSECPAAQTAEPAKVEKNFDEFLLKNSQNQPAWIYEGLEAIVSNLDEPGVTRYVRVTVSLEMSPEMDRTKGEAYLNERKLVLRDWLTTYFAGLSLEDVRGSRNLEKIKRHIREQFNELLFPNGRPYIQRVLFREFAVQ
- a CDS encoding M48 family metallopeptidase, with amino-acid sequence MKRFWKEIWFSCLAVFCVGCAEVPITGRRQLNLVPDSMIHSMAVQEYQSFLKENKLSTDPQKTAMVREVGTRIAKAVEAYFKEQGMSEQLRGFDWEFNLVESQEKNAWCMPGGKVVVYTGLLPITQDENGLAVVMSHEIAHAVARHGSERMSQALLYQMGGMALSEAIQNHPAATQRLFMQSYGLGAQIGVLLPYSRLHEKEADRLGLIFMGMAGYNPQTAVDFWKRMAADKSASPPEFLSTHPSDQTRIQGIQEALPEAMYYYNRATGQTPKEYQYPFGGRS
- the flhA gene encoding flagellar biosynthesis protein FlhA, translated to MTGRSAGTAEKGFGSRPIAKLAANSDFLFASGLVGVLTMLLIPLPTFLLDIGLACSISLAVAVLIIVLAAQEPLELSTFPSLLLITTLFRLSLNVASTRLILLQGNAGTIIHTFGNFVAGGNLVVGLVMFLILVVIQFVVITKGAGRISEVSARFILDAMPGKQMSIDADLNAGIITDKEAKQRRDAIVKESEFYGAMDGASKFISGDAKAGLIITAINLIGGILLGWTKGMPIEAALRHYSVLTIGDGLVSQIPSLIIAVSSGFLVTKIRSENTVGFDMTQQMFRQPQALLIASGVIGGFALVPGFPKIPFLLISGVIGFLGWGARKQTSLEKSSEKSKPETSSSASPDEPPAEELLQADILSILVGVRLINLVDPRRQSSVFERIGALRKKIAQKLGFVFPLVRLRDDINLEPSSYEIRLYDHVIAAGRIEPDKYLAMDSGAVQKPVRGIPTKEPVYGLPALWIAAADKETAELNGYTVIDPESVLITHLSETIMRHAHELLSREDVQQLLERLRKVQPSLVGEVVPEVVSVGLVQRVLQNLLKEGISIRDLPLILEALGEHGGRTKNAVLLTECARKALARTITERFKGPDGKINAMVLEPSLEHQLLGCVQQGADTITLAVPPEAASQLNQAIAQAWKEMLDKGIEEPVLLCDARIRPGLVNLISRSLQRLPVAAYDEICTGTSVNPAETVSLPEVSSVLNPAGEPVGV
- a CDS encoding FliM/FliN family flagellar motor switch protein → MADTEQTAVPEASIVSGPNSTTAVQEADFASAEGQDVRSGQEHLDMLLDIQLPVTVSLGKTDIPLRRLLQLQPGSILSLEKRIGEPVDLIVQGVPFAAGDIVVVEDCYGVRIREILNAAAGLSGAAAKSS
- a CDS encoding FliA/WhiG family RNA polymerase sigma factor yields the protein MTEPFVTTTPAQPEVGPEVRMAREFLEEMPAVSAGQALRAYGSQVRESQTEQQILQYLPLVHRIVSQVVSYLHPPLSREDLVSAGTIGLVKAAHDYDPSKDAEFKTYAYIRIRGAVIDELRQWSFAPPSLSKQFEQVQEASARLLEQKGQPPTDEELAEEVQMPLDKLYQLLEAARARHFLSIHGLDDEAPALGECLADAGEPEPSHRLEREELVEHLARAIQNLPKKQRRIVVLYYQRELTMKQIAEVLGITESRVSQLHAAALFTLSTMLQKWKAEGEV